A region of Argentina anserina chromosome 5, drPotAnse1.1, whole genome shotgun sequence DNA encodes the following proteins:
- the LOC126794531 gene encoding probable dolichyl pyrophosphate Man9GlcNAc2 alpha-1,3-glucosyltransferase, whose protein sequence is MDRSSNKKKIKKRKEEQEIVGSDDAWWWLLHKGITASFLCIALFSLLVRVAVSLHPYSGAATPPKFGDFEAQRHWMEITLNLPVKEWYRNSTLNDLSYWGLDYPPLTAYQSYVHGLFLRFFSPESVALSTSRGHESHLGKLLMRWTVLSSDALVFFPAVFYFIVVYYGGRNQSGRMGGIAWHIAIILLNPCLILIDHGHFQYNCISLGLTVGAIAAILSDRDLSACVLYSLALNHKQMSAYFAPAFFSHLLGKCIRRRYPLLEVFKLGLVVSGVFLVVWWPYVHSMEAFFGVLSRLAPFERGIYEDYVANFWCTTSVLVKWKRLFPTPQLKVLSLGATISTFLPSMIQQIWDPSKRGFLYGLLNSALSFYLFSFQVHEKSILLPLLPASLLASEEPFLLTWMTLNALFSMFPLLHRDKLVLPYLALSTLFILLSLLPNRRRDTRETNTFRSFASMLFLLCSLILHVVYLTMTPPQRYPFLFEALIMLLCFSQFTFLTMYTNAKQWMLLKHSNYKEKEKKLL, encoded by the exons ATGGACAGGAGctcaaacaagaagaagatcaaaaagaggaaagaagaacaagagaTTGTTGGTTCTGATGATGCCTGGTGGTGGCTGTTGCACAAGGGAATCACAGCTTCCTTCTTGTGCATTGCATTGTTTTCGCTTTTGGTTCGAGTTGCAGTCTCACTCCATCCTTACTCTGGTGCTGCAACTCCTCCCAAGTTCGGCGACTTTGAAGCTCAGCGGCATTGGATGGAGATCACCCTCAATCTTCCTGTTAAGGAATGGTATCGCAACAGCACACTCAATGACCTCAGCTACTGGGGTCTCGACTACCCCCCTCTAACGGCTTATCAGAGCTATGTTCATGGTCTGTTCCTCAGATTCTTTAGTCCTGAGTCAGTCGCCCTCTCCACTTCGCGCGGCCATGAGTCCCATTTGGG GAAACTTCTTATGAGGTGGACAGTGTTATCATCCGACGCCTTGGTGTTCTTTCCTGCTGTTTTTTACTTTATTGTTGTTTACTATGGTGGCCGTAATCAAAGTGGTCGTATGGGTGGCATAGCGTGGCACATTGCAATTATTTTACTCAATCCGTGCCTGATCTTAATCGATCATGGCCATTTCCAG TACAATTGCATCAGCTTGGGTCTGACTGTGGGAGCTATTGCCGCTATTCTTTCTGACAGAGATCTTTCAGCATGCGTCTTATACAGCCTTGCTCTCAACCACAAACAG ATGAGTGCATATTTTGCTCCTGCATTTTTCAGCCATCTTCTGGGTAAGTGTATAAGGCGTCGGTATCCACTTCTCGAAGTTTTTAAACTGGGGCTTGTGGTCTCAGGAGTGTTTCTTGTTGTATGGTGGCCATACGTTCACTCAATGGAAGCGTTCTTTGGG GTTCTTTCTCGTCTTGCTCCTTTTGAGAGAGGGATATATGAGGACTATGTCGCTAACTTTTGGTGCACCACTTCCGTTCTTGTAAAATGGAAAAGATTGTTTCCAACACCTCAATTGAAGGTTCTCAGCCTTGGTGCAACTATTTCTACTTTTCTGCCTTCAATGATTCAGCAGATATGGGATCCAAGTAAGAGAGGTTTCTTGTATGGGTTACTGAACAGTGCTTTATCATTTTATCTGTTTTCATTCCAAG TGCACGAGAAGTCTATATTGTTGCCTCTCCTACCAGCTAGTCTTTTGGCAAGTGAAGAACCTTTCCTACTCACCTGGATGACACTTAATGCCTTATTCTCAATGTTCCCTCTTCTACATCGTGACAAGCTGGTTTTACCATATCTTGCGCTATCTACTCTTTTCATACTTTTGAGCCTGTTGCCGAACAGAAGACGGGATACAAGGGAGACAAATACCTTCAGATCCTTTGCAAGCATGCTCTTTCTTCTGTGCTCACTCATACTTCATGTTGTTTATTTAACCATGACTCCACCCCAAAGATATCCCTTCCTATTTGAAGCTTTGATTATGCTTCTTTGCTTTTCCCAGTTCACATTCCTAACTATGTATACTAATGCAAAACAATGGATGTTGCTGAAACACTCCAActataaagaaaaagaaaagaagctcCTTTGA
- the LOC126793753 gene encoding proteinaceous RNase P 2, whose protein sequence is MGTPRRKKKQTPEAQFHSSLTLCSKNKDLTTAISLYDSAVSQNTRLSQHHFNTLLYLCSNSVADPALKQSALEYGFRVFDHMSASEVLPNEATITAVARLAAAEGDGDRAFELVKGMAEYNLVPRLRTCDPGLFCFCDKLEAERAYEVEEYMKKAGVSLEETEIAALLKVSAETGRGERVYEYLHKLRNAVRCASEPTAKIIEDWYRGGRASEVGEEDWDLGRVREAVMRNGGGWHGQGWIGKGDWVVQRANVDSETRCCSCGQHLVCVDIDCAETDRFAQSVAALAMEREVKSNFNDFQDWVDKHVDYEAIVDGANIGLYQQNFADGGFSVPQLDAVVKELYNRSGEKWPLVVLHNRRVKSLVENPSHRKVVEEWLDKGILYTTPGGSNDDWYWLYAAVKLKCLLVTNDEMRDHIFELLGSSFFLKWKERHQVRYTFVKGNLKLQMPPPYSSVIQESESGSWHVPVADESCEEPARTWLCITRPSVSKASGGLLPSQNTLANSCTSQFVTSHNDKSTTKTGKRKERSTSPSHLMT, encoded by the exons ATGGGAACCCctaggaggaagaagaagcagacCCCAGAGGCCCAGTTCCACTCTTCCCTCACATTGTGCTCAAAGAACAAGGACCTGACCACCGCAATCTCCCTCTACGACTCCGCCGTGTCGCAGAACACGCGGCTCAGCCAGCACCATTTCAACACCCTGCTCTACCTCTGCTCCAACTCCGTCGCCGACCCGGCCCTGAAGCAATCGGCGCTGGAATACGGCTTCCGGGTGTTCGATCACATGTCGGCGAGTGAGGTCCTTCCCAATGAGGCCACGATCACGGCCGTTGCTCGGCTGGCGGCGGCGGAGGGGGACGGGGACCGTGCTTTTGAGCTGGTGAAGGGTATGGCGGAGTACAATCTCGTGCCGAGGCTGCGCACTTGTGACCCGGGGCTGTTTTGCTTTTGTGACAAGTTGGAGGCGGAGAGGGCGTATGAGGTGGAGGAGTATATGAAGAAGGCGGGAGTGAGTTTGGAGGAGACCGAGATCGCGGCGTTGCTGAAGGTGAGCGCAGAGACGGGAAGAGGGGAGAGGGTTTATGAATATCTGCACAAGTTGAGGAATGCTGTGAGGTGTGCTAGTGAGCCGACGGCGAAGATTATTGAGGACTGGTATCGCGGTGGAAGGGCTAGTGAAGTGGGTGAGGAAGATTGGGACTTGGGTAGGGTGAGAGAGGCGGTTATGAGGAATGGAGGAGGCTGGCATGGGCAGGGGTGGATTGGGAAGGGGGATTGGGTTGTGCAGAGAGCCAATGTGGATTCTGAAACCAGGTGTTGCTCGTGCGGCCAGCATTTGGTTTGTGTTGACATTGATTGTGCAGAGACAGATAGGTTTGCACAGTCTGTTGCCGCTTTGGCAATGGAAAGGGAGGTCAAGTCGAATTTCAACGACTTTCAG GATTGGGTGGACAAACATGTTGATTATGAAGCTATTGTCGATGGAGCTAATATTGGGCTCTACCAGCAGAATTTTGCAGATGGTGGATTCAGTGTTCCGCAG CTTGATGCTGTTGTGAAAGAATTGTACAATAGAAGTGGAGAGAAATGGCCTCTTGTTGTCTTGCACAATAGACGTGTCAAGTCACTTGTGGAAAACCCCTCCCACAGAAAAGTGGTCGAGGAATGGTTGGATAAAGGTATTCTTTATACCACACCGGGTGGCTCGAATGATGACTG GTATTGGCTATATGCTGCTGTGAAACTGAAGTGCTTGCTTGTGACAAATGATGAAATGCGAGATCATATATTTGAACTCCTTGGAAGCAGCTTCTTTCTTAAGTGGAAAGAGAGGCATCAA GTACGGTATACTTTTGTTAAAGGCAATCTGAAACTTCAGATGCCACCACCATATTCCTCAGTGATCCAG GAATCAGAAAGTGGGTCATGGCATGTACCTGTAGCAGATGAGAGTTGTGAGGAGCCAGCAAGAACCTGGCTCTGCATTACCAGGCCAAGTGTCTCCAAAGCTTCTGGTGGACTTTTGCcatctcaaaacacattggCAAACTCTTGCACCTCTCAGTTTGTTACCAGTCACAATGATAAATCCACAACTAAGACGggtaaaagaaaagagaggtcCACATCTCCTTCCCACCTAATGACTTAA